A DNA window from Camelina sativa cultivar DH55 chromosome 13, Cs, whole genome shotgun sequence contains the following coding sequences:
- the LOC109128387 gene encoding uncharacterized protein LOC109128387, whose protein sequence is MTFEDIIAPRKFCTQESWRGFRRSEADHTLFTLQSDLVIVVVLIYVDDIIVSGDKKDGIRDTKHFLKSVFDIKDLGEMKYFLGIEICRSPEGLFLSQRKYTLDLLAETGKLGAKPALTPLDEGYQLKRKGEKVPGKPLDLIDEPYEDVTRYRRLVSQFMKAPTKYHWSMVERNQSYLMGSPSQGIWMGKNSSTEIVGYCNADYAENTMDRRSTTRYCTFIGGNLVTWKSKKQKVVLCSSAEAEYRAMRKL, encoded by the exons atgACTTTTGAAGACATTATTGCTCCTAGGAAG TTCTGCACTCAAGAATCGTGGCGTGGCTTCCGACGGTCTGAAGCTGATCATACCTTGTTCACACTCCAAAGTGACCTTGTCATTGTCGTTGTTCTGATATATGTCGATGACATCATTGTTTCTGGTGACAAAAAGGACGGTATTCGCGATACTAAGCACTTCCTTAAGTCtgtatttgatattaaagatcttggGGAGATGAAATACTTCCTTGGGATCGAAATATGTCGTTCTCCAGAGGGTTTATTTCTATCACAGAGAAAGTATACTCTAGATCTTTTGGCTGAAACAGGAAAACTTGGTGCTAAACCTGCTCTCACACCACTTGATGAGGGATACCAGCTCAAACGAAAGGGGGAGAAGGTGCCGGGAAAACCGCTTGACCTGATCGATGAGCCATATGAGGATGTCACAAGATATAGGAGACTA GTTAGTCAGTTCATGAAGGCTCCAACCAAGTATCATTGGAGCATGGTGGAAAGAAATCAAAGCTATCTCATGGGAAGCCCGAgccaaggcatttggatgggaaagaactCAAGCACCGAGATCGTTGGCTACTGCAACGCAGATTATGCAGAGAACACAATGGATAGAAGATCAACCACTAGATATTGCACGTTCATAGGAGGGAACTTGGTtacatggaaatcaaagaaacaaaaggtggtcTTATGTTCGAGTGCGGAAGCGGAATACAGAGCTATGAGGAAGCTATAA
- the LOC109128388 gene encoding uncharacterized protein LOC109128388: MTNYEFNRRGRIWVVWRNNLRVSPVFKSGQLITWSILLDGAVEEFFVSFVYASNFEEERKELWEDLISHHDSPLLRHKPWLIMGDFNEIWDGEEHSNFESSPLRLVGMRDFQDTVAHCSLIDMSYHGPLFTWSNRREEDPICKKLDRTLVNELATHIVPSYVAVEEEVAAFERWNQVSDIEERLLKQRSKLHWLQVGDKNNKYFHHSIEARLAVNAMREIKCQDGSTATTQEEIKAEAVRFFSDFLSHKPANFVGPTTEQTEQFVDYRCSVSEQALLVHPVSADEIRDVVFKMPNNKAPGPDGFSAEFFKQTWPITGKDFTMAVQSFFLKGFLPKGVNTTILALIPKKTDSLVMKDYRPISCCNVMYKVISKLLANRLKRILPSSIAPHQSAFIKDKLMLENVLLATELVKDYHKESISSRCAVKIDILKAFDSVQWPFLLHILKAMDLPAKFLHWIELCIGTTSFSVQVNGELGGFFRCTRGLRQGCSLSPYLFVICMNFLTRMLDKAAVDRQFGYHPQCRKMQLTHLCFADDILVFSDGTTQSIGSILKIFADFAVCSGLTISLEKSTIFMAGISPQNCSCITEIESLFSAFLWSGPDLNPRKAKVAWSEFCKPRKEGGLGVRLLSESNTVSLLKLIWRLLSAKDSLWVTWSHIALLSGKTLWSVKGTTCSGSWIWQKLLKYRDKAVFFHKKEVRSGTEPSLWYDVWSPLGRLIDLLGPRGTIGMGIPLNGTVATALANHSRRRHRTPTLLQVEDTMDSLRLTTGNDVSLWQTKSGVFKSHFSSRDTWHLVRQTHPICTWYKVVWFQYATPKYSFLTWLAIHNRLAT; encoded by the exons ATGACAAACTATGAGTTCAATAGACGGGGAAGAATTTGGGTTGTCTGGAGAAATAACCTCAGGGTGTCTCCGGTGTTTAAAAGTGGTCAGCTGATCACTTGGTCAATCTTGTTAGATGGTGCAGTGGAGgagttttttgtttcctttgtttatGCCTCTAATTTCGAGGAGGAGCGGAAGGAGTTATGGGAAGATTTAATATCACATCATGATTCGCCATTGTTACGTCACAAGCCTTGGCTCATCatgggagattttaatgaaatttggGATGGTGAGGAACACTCAAATTTTGAGAGTTCACCTCTTCGTCTAGTGGGGATGCGAGACTTTCAAGATACAGTTGCTCACTGTTCCTTGATCGACATGAGTTATCATGGACCTTTGTTCACTTGGAGTAATAGACGTGAGGAGGACCCCATTTGTAAGAAGCTGGATAGGACTTTAGTGAATGAG TTGGCCACTCATATTGTACCATCCTATGTAGCCGTGGAGGAGGAAGTAGCAGCTTTTGAGCGTTGGAACCAGGTTTCTGATATTGAGGAGAGACTCTTGAAGCAGAGATCCAAACTTCACTGGCTGCAAGTCGGtgataagaataataaatattttcaccATTCCATTGAAGCTAGGCTTGCGGTGAATGCTATGAGGGAGATCAAATGTCAGGATGGTTCTACTGCCACCACTCAGGAGGAAATTAAAGCCGAAGCTGTTCGATTTTTCAGTGATTTCTTATCTCATAAGCCAGCAAACTTTGTCGGTCCAACGACTGAACAAACTGAGCAATTTGTTGACTATCGCTGCTCTGTTTCGGAGCAAGCTCTATTGGTCCACCCTGTTTCAGCAGATGAGATACGTGATGTGGTGTTTAAGATGCCGAATAACAAAGCGCCAGGACCCGATGGATTCTCAGCTGAGTTCTTCAAACAAACTTGGCCTATTACTGGCAAGGATTTCACGATGGCTGTTCAGTCCTTCTTCTTGAAGGGCTTCCTGCCTAAAGGCGTGAACACCACCATACTTGCTCTAATTCCAAAAAAGACTGATTCCTTGGTGATGAAAGATTACCGTCCCATTTCATGCTGCAATGTAATGTATAAGGTAATATCGAAACTTTTGGCTAACCGACTAAAGAGAATTCTGCCCTCCTCTATAGCCCCACATCAATCAGCTTTCATTAAGGACAAACTAATGTTGGAGAATGTGTTGTTAGCCACTGAGCTAGTTAAAGATTACCATAAGGAATCTATCAGTAGTCGTTGTGCAGTGAAAATTGATATCTTAAAAGCTTTTGACTCAGTACAGTGGCCGTTTCTTCTTCATATCCTTAAAGCTATGGATTTACCGGCTAAGTTTCTACACTGGATTGAACTCTGCATAGGAACGACTTCTTTCTCTGTTCAAGTGAATGGGGAGCTAGGGGGTTTCTTTCGCTGTACGAGAGGTCTCCGGCAAGGCTGCTCGCTGTCGCCATATCTCTTTGTCATTTGCATGAACTTTCTCACTCGTATGCTTGATAAAGCGGCAGTGGATCGTCAATTTGGCTACCACCCTCAATGTCGCAAGATGCAACTCACACACTTGTGTTTTGCAGATGACATTTTGGTCTTCTCAGACGGGACAACACAGTCTATAGGGAGTATCCTGAAGATATTTGCTGACTTTGCTGTTTGCTCCGGGTTAACTATCAGTTTGGAAAAGTCAACCATCTTTATGGCAGGCATCTCCCCGCAGAACTGCAGT TGCATCACTGAGATTGAAAGTCTTTTCTCGGCTTTCCTTTGGTCTGGTCCAGATCTTAATCCTAGAAAAGCGAAGGTAGCTTGGTCTGAATTTTGTAAGCCACGAAAAGAAGGAGGCCTCGGTGTTCGGTTGCTCTCTGAATCAAACACTGTTAGCCTTTTAAAACTTATTTGGAGGTTGCTATCGGCAAAGGACTCTCTATGGGTTACTTGGTCTCACATTGCTCTCCTTTCGGGCAAGACCTTGTGGTCAGTTAAGGGTACGACTTGCTCAGGTTCATGGATATGGCAAAAACTCCTGAAATACAGAGATAAAGCCGTGTTTTTTCACAAAAAGGAAGTGCGATCAGGCACGGAACCTTCATTATGGTATGATGTTTGGTCCCCTCTCGGGAGGCTCATTGATCTACTAGGTCCTCGTGGTACAATTGGTATGGGGATACCTCTGAATGGCACTGTTGCCACAGCCCTTGCCAACCATAGTCGACGACGACATCGGACTCCTACACTCCTTCAGGTAGAGGATACGATGGACTCTCTTCGTTTAACTACGGGTAATGATGTTTCCCTTTGGCAAACAAAGTCGGGTGTGTTTAAGTCACACTTTTCTTCGCGTGATACTTGGCATTTGGTCCGGCAGACACACCCGATCTGTACGTGGTACAAAGTGGTATGGTTCCAATACGCTACCCCCAAATACTCTTTCCTCACCTGGCTTGCAATTCATAACCGTTTAGCAACATGA